Part of the Fodinicola acaciae genome is shown below.
CGCGCGCGTCCGGCTTGTGCGGGAACGTCTTCGGGAACTCCTCGTGGAAGTCCAGGTCGGCGGCCAGGATGGCGACCAGCGGCGCGCTGAGAGTCTTGGCCTGGTTGCCTTCGGCCATCAGCGGCACCAGCCGCTGCCGGGCCTCCGGCGAGCGGACCAGCACGATCCGCAGCGGCTGCTGGTTCATCGACGTCGGACCCCATTTGATCAGGTCGTAGATGGCCTGGACCTGCTCTTCGGTGACCGGCTCGTCGGCGAAGGTGTTGGCCGTACGGGCCTCGCGGAACAGCAGGTCAGCGGCGTCCTCGCTGATCTTGAGAGGCGATTCCAGGGTGGTGCCGGACATGTCTAGGCTCCTCGGTGAGTGGTCCCAACTGCTTGATCGAACAATAGTTATCGCAGAAGTTGTTTCCATGGAAGATATGGGGTCGATCACAGATGCCTGACCGCTTGTCCGCGCTCGACGTGACGTTCCTCTACTTGGAGACACCGACGACCCCGATGCACGTCGGCAGCGTCGCGGTCTTCGAGCCGCCGGACAGCTTCGACTACGACCGGCTGGTGTCGCTGGTCGACCAGCGGATGTCCCTGGTGCCGCGCTATCGCCAGGTCGTACGGCACGTCCCCGGCCACCTGGCCAAGCCGGTGTGGGTCGACGCGCAGGACTTCGACATCGGCTATCACGTACGCCGGTCCGCGCTGCCGCGTCCCGGCACGCCGGACCAGCTCGCCGAGCTGATCGCACGGCTGATGAGCCGCCGGCTGGACCGCAGCCGGCCGCTGTGGGAGATGAACTTCGTCGAGGGCCTGGCCGACGGCCGGCTCGCTGTGATCACCAAGACCCACCAGGCGCTGGTCGACGGCGTCAGCGCGGTCGACATCGGCCAGGTGATCCTGGATGTCGACAAGACCCCGCGCGACGTACCCGAGCAGCCGTGGGTCCCGCGCCGCGAGCCGGGTCCGGTCGGCCTGCTCGCCGGCGCGGTCACCGAGTTGGTCAGCCGGCCGTCTGCGGTCGTCGACACGCTGCGGCTCGGCATGATGGACGCCGCCGCGACGGCGTCGTCGGTGGCCGGCGCGGCGACCGGGTTGTTCGCCGCCGTGCGTACGGCCGCGCGTCCGGCACCGGAGAGCCCGCTCAACGTGACGATCGGCGAGCAGCGCCGGTTTGCGATGGTGCGTACGGAGCTGGCCGACTTCAAGCGCGTCCGCGCACGGCATGGCGGCACGATCAACGACGCGATGCTGGCGACCATCGCCGGCGCGATGCGCGCGTGGCTGCTGACTCGGGGCGAGCCGGTGCGGTCGTCGTCGGCGATCCGCGCGATGGTGCCGGTGAGCGTACGCGCGGAGGGGACCGATCCGGACGAGGACGAGACGGCGGTGGCCGCCGCCAACCGCGTGTCGACGTATCTGGTCGACCTGCCGGTCGGCGAGCCGAGCGCGGTGATCCGGCTGCACCAGGTGTCCTTCGCGATGCAGGCGCACGCCGATGCCGGCCAGTCGGTGGGCGCGTCCGCGCTGATCCGCGTGTCCGGCTTCGCGCCGCCGACCCTGCACGCGCTCGGAGCCAAGGCCGCCAACGGCCTGTCCCGGCGGCTCTT
Proteins encoded:
- a CDS encoding malonic semialdehyde reductase, producing MSGTTLESPLKISEDAADLLFREARTANTFADEPVTEEQVQAIYDLIKWGPTSMNQQPLRIVLVRSPEARQRLVPLMAEGNQAKTLSAPLVAILAADLDFHEEFPKTFPHKPDARELFDGIDREPYARLNATLQIGYFILGVRAAGLAAGPMSGFDTEAVDREFFPDGRHRSLVVVNIGKPGENAWFPRSPRLDHDEVVTTV
- a CDS encoding WS/DGAT/MGAT family O-acyltransferase — protein: MPDRLSALDVTFLYLETPTTPMHVGSVAVFEPPDSFDYDRLVSLVDQRMSLVPRYRQVVRHVPGHLAKPVWVDAQDFDIGYHVRRSALPRPGTPDQLAELIARLMSRRLDRSRPLWEMNFVEGLADGRLAVITKTHQALVDGVSAVDIGQVILDVDKTPRDVPEQPWVPRREPGPVGLLAGAVTELVSRPSAVVDTLRLGMMDAAATASSVAGAATGLFAAVRTAARPAPESPLNVTIGEQRRFAMVRTELADFKRVRARHGGTINDAMLATIAGAMRAWLLTRGEPVRSSSAIRAMVPVSVRAEGTDPDEDETAVAAANRVSTYLVDLPVGEPSAVIRLHQVSFAMQAHADAGQSVGASALIRVSGFAPPTLHALGAKAANGLSRRLFNLVVTNVPGPQYPLYAAGARMAEVYPVVPLARGQALSIGITSYDGGVFFGLNADRDAMSDVDVIADLVVESLAELVETTR